The following are encoded together in the Bos indicus isolate NIAB-ARS_2022 breed Sahiwal x Tharparkar chromosome 29, NIAB-ARS_B.indTharparkar_mat_pri_1.0, whole genome shotgun sequence genome:
- the TMEM151A gene encoding transmembrane protein 151A: MPEDGGGDSGDVPEIIPDGEPLREEQRPLKQSLGSSLCRESHWKCLLLTLLIHACGAVVAWCRLATVPRLVLGPEAALARGGGGPPPTYPASPCSDGYLYIPLAFVSLLYLLYLAECWHCHVRSCQAPRTDASTVLALIRRLQQAPPCVWWKATSYHYVRRTRQITRYRNGDAYTTTQVYHERADSRTARGEFDYSAHGVRDVSKELVGLADHAATRLRFTKCFSFGSAEAEASYLTQRARFFSANEGLDDYLEAREGMHLKDVDFRESLMVFADPRSPPWYARAWVFWLVSAATLSWPLRVVAAYGTAHVHYQVEKLFGASSPPPGAVPSGPPLSRVATVDFTELEWHICSNRQLVPSYSEAVVMGAGSGAYLRGCQRCRRSVSSNSLPPARPSGPRLPFSRSRLSLGAGGRATPGVFRSLSGGPLGRRGEDTEPLESPPCYEDALYFPVLIVHGDSGCQGDGQGAL; encoded by the exons ATGCCTGAGGACGGCGGTGGCGACAGCGGGGACGTGCCCGAGATCATTCCGGACGGCGAGCCGCTGCGGGAGGAG CAGCGGCCCCTGAAGCAGTCCCTGGGAAGCTCTCTGTGCCGCGAGTCGCACTGGAAGTGCCTGCTGCTCACCCTGCTCATCCACGCCTGCGGCGCCGTGGTGGCCTGGTGCCGTCTGGCCACGGTGCCCCGGCTGGTCCTGGGGCCGGAGGCCGCCCTGGCCCGCGGAGGCGGGGGGCCGCCGCCCACCTACCCGGCCAGCCCCTGCTCCGACGGCTACCTGTACATCCCCCTGGCTTTCGTCTCCCTCCTCTACCTCCTCTACCTGGCCGAGTGCTGGCACTGTCACGTGCGGTCCTGCCAGGCGCCGCGCACCGACGCCAGCACGGTGCTCGCCCTGATCCGCCGGCTGCAGCAGGCTCCGCCCTGCGTCTGGTGGAAGGCCACCAGCTACCACTACGTGCGGCGCACCCGCCAGATCACCCGCTACCGCAACGGCGACGCCTACACCACCACGCAGGTCTACCACGAGAGGGCCGACAGCCGCACGGCGCGGGGCGAGTTCGACTACTCGGCGCACGGCGTCCGCGACGTCTCCAAGGAGCTCGTGGGCCTGGCCGACCACGCGGCCACGCGGCTGCGCTTCACCAAGTGCTTCAGCTTCGGCAGCGCCGAGGCCGAGGCCTCGTACCTCACCCAGCGGGCCCGCTTCTTCAGCGCCAACGAGGGCCTGGACGACTACCTGGAGGCCCGCGAGGGCATGCACCTGAAGGACGTGGACTTCCGAGAGTCCCTCATGGTGTTCGCCGACCCGCGCAGCCCGCCCTGGTACGCGCGCGCCTGGGTCTTCTGGCTGGTGTCGGCGGCCACGCTGTCCTGGCCGCTGCGCGTGGTGGCGGCCTATGGCACGGCCCACGTCCACTACCAGGTGGAGAAGCTCTTCGGCGCCAGCTCGCCCCCGCCCGGCGCCGTGCCCAGCGGGCCCCCGCTCTCCCGAGTGGCCACGGTGGACTTCACCGAGCTCGAGTGGCACATCTGCTCCAACCGGCAGCTGGTGCCCAGCTACTCGGAGGCCGTGGTCATGGGCGCCGGCTCGGGTGCCTACCTCCGGGGCTGCCAGCGCTGCCGCCGCTCCGTCAGCAGCAACTCGCTGCCGCCCGCCCGGCCCAGCGGGCCCCGCCTGCCTTTCAGCCGCAGCCGCCTCTCGCTGGGAGCCGGGGGTCGGGCCACGCCGGGGGTCTTCCGAAGCCTGAGCGGGGGGCCGCTGGGGCGCCGCGGGGAGGACACAGAGCCCCTGGAAAGCCCACCGTGCTATGAGGACGCCCTTTACTTCCCGGTGCTCATCGTCCACGGTGACAGCGGCTGCCAGGGGGACGGCCAGGGTGCTCTCTGA